Proteins found in one Deinococcus radiopugnans ATCC 19172 genomic segment:
- a CDS encoding SWIM zinc finger family protein — protein MSQTLNTESILALAPDAGSAANARKLATPGKWPSLNALEGVLWGECQGSGKTPYLTAVDLSGPVAKCSCPSRKFPCKHGLALLLLHASHPSDFGAQSIPESIQAWLAGRQNREAQKAEGGQPKAEKETDPAAQAKRRAAREKKVTAGLEGLHLFLKDLIRDGLAAASSRPYGDWDTQAARLMDAQAPGAARRVARIPELLGDPAALLAHLGELALLTEGWGHRETLGEDERSDLRAALGFPLNVTGLLETGGVRARWNVLGHLTVPEDALTVRRTWLQHRHQTALLLDFAPGGRPLPPGLPVGRSVNAEVVFAPSAVPQRAVLKDEAGEAGPLAPLPTPLDLDAMLSAHADALARNPWLERQAYLLGPVRVVPGEPWRVADGGGSLPLTGDERPLLHLLAGSGGAAVNLFGEWDGLAFLPLNFWPALPGDPS, from the coding sequence TTGTCGCAGACGTTGAATACCGAAAGCATCCTGGCCCTGGCCCCCGACGCAGGCAGCGCGGCGAATGCCCGCAAACTCGCCACGCCGGGAAAGTGGCCCAGTCTGAACGCGCTGGAGGGGGTGCTGTGGGGGGAGTGTCAGGGCAGCGGCAAGACGCCGTACCTGACCGCCGTTGACCTGAGCGGCCCGGTGGCGAAGTGCTCCTGCCCCAGCCGCAAGTTTCCCTGCAAGCACGGGCTGGCCCTGCTGTTGCTGCACGCCTCGCACCCGTCCGACTTTGGCGCACAATCCATCCCGGAAAGCATTCAGGCGTGGCTGGCCGGACGACAGAACCGGGAGGCGCAGAAGGCCGAAGGCGGACAGCCGAAAGCCGAGAAAGAGACTGATCCTGCCGCTCAGGCCAAACGCCGCGCCGCCCGCGAGAAGAAGGTCACGGCGGGGCTGGAAGGGCTGCACCTGTTCCTCAAAGACCTGATCCGGGATGGTCTGGCGGCAGCGTCCTCGCGGCCCTACGGCGACTGGGACACGCAGGCGGCGCGGTTGATGGACGCGCAGGCGCCGGGGGCGGCCCGGCGGGTGGCGCGCATTCCCGAACTGCTGGGTGATCCCGCCGCGCTGCTGGCCCACCTAGGCGAACTGGCCCTGCTGACCGAGGGCTGGGGCCACCGCGAGACCCTGGGCGAGGACGAGCGGTCCGACTTGCGCGCGGCCCTGGGCTTCCCGCTGAACGTGACCGGTCTGCTGGAAACCGGCGGCGTTCGGGCGCGCTGGAACGTGCTGGGTCACCTCACGGTGCCGGAGGACGCCTTGACGGTGCGCCGGACGTGGTTGCAGCACCGCCACCAGACGGCCCTGCTGCTGGACTTCGCGCCGGGGGGCCGTCCGTTGCCGCCGGGCCTGCCCGTGGGCCGCAGCGTGAATGCCGAGGTGGTGTTTGCGCCCTCCGCAGTGCCGCAGCGGGCCGTGCTGAAGGACGAGGCGGGCGAGGCCGGGCCGCTGGCCCCGCTGCCCACACCTCTGGATCTGGACGCCATGCTTTCCGCCCACGCCGACGCTCTGGCCCGCAACCCCTGGCTGGAGCGTCAGGCATACCTGCTGGGGCCGGTGCGGGTGGTGCCTGGCGAGCCGTGGCGCGTGGCCGACGGGGGCGGCAGCCTGCCCCTCACCGGAGATGAGCGCCCGCTGCTGCACCTGCTGGCGGGGAGTGGCGGTGCGGCGGTGAACCTGTTCGGCGAGTGGGACGGTCTGGCCTTCCTGCCGCTGAACTTCTGGCCCGCCTTGCCCGGAGACCCGTCATGA
- a CDS encoding adenylate kinase — translation MTQPKNKVVIFLGPPGAGKGTQAERLAAEQGLVKISTGDILRDHVQRGTELGQQIKPILDAGQLVPDEILMALIRDRLAEMEGVRVIFDGFPRTRAQAEALDVLLEEMGAPVNHVPLLEVPGELLIERIVERGRQAAARGEAVRSDDTEEVARRRQDVFREQTQPLIDYYGARGHLKRVDGVGSMDEVYARIQDGMK, via the coding sequence ATGACCCAACCGAAAAACAAAGTCGTTATCTTTCTGGGGCCGCCTGGTGCCGGCAAAGGCACACAGGCCGAGCGGCTGGCCGCCGAGCAGGGCCTGGTCAAGATCAGCACCGGCGACATCCTGCGCGATCACGTGCAGCGCGGCACCGAACTGGGCCAGCAGATCAAGCCGATTCTGGATGCGGGCCAGCTGGTGCCCGACGAGATCCTGATGGCGCTGATCCGCGACCGTCTGGCCGAGATGGAAGGCGTGCGCGTGATCTTCGACGGGTTTCCGCGCACCCGCGCACAGGCCGAGGCGCTGGACGTGCTGCTCGAGGAGATGGGCGCGCCGGTCAACCACGTCCCGCTGCTGGAAGTGCCCGGCGAACTGCTGATCGAGCGCATCGTCGAGCGTGGGCGGCAGGCGGCGGCCCGCGGCGAGGCCGTCCGCAGCGACGACACCGAGGAAGTGGCCCGCAGGCGCCAGGACGTGTTCCGCGAGCAGACCCAGCCGCTGATCGACTACTACGGCGCACGCGGCCACCTGAAGCGGGTGGACGGCGTGGGCAGCATGGACGAGGTCTACGCGCGGATTCAGGACGGAATGAAGTAG